The Xenopus tropicalis strain Nigerian chromosome 2, UCB_Xtro_10.0, whole genome shotgun sequence genome window below encodes:
- the cox17 gene encoding COX17 homolog, cytochrome c oxidase assembly protein isoform X1, with amino-acid sequence MSSLAAASCESQSSGAESQEKKPLKPCCACPETKKARDACIIEKGEENCQHLIEAHKECMRSLGFKV; translated from the exons ATGTCCAGTTTGGCCGCAGCCAGTTGTGAGTCCCAGAGCTCCGGGGCAGAGAGTCAGGAGAAGAAGCCCCTGAAGCCGTGCTGTGCGTGTCCGGAGACCAAAAAAGCACGAGATGCCTG TATCATCGAGAAGGGCGAGGAGAACTGTCAGCATCTTATCGAGGCGCACAAGGAGTGTATGAGATCTCTGGGGTTCAAAGTGTGA
- the popdc2 gene encoding popeye domain-containing protein 2 isoform X1 yields the protein MSGNRTVLEQILYTYPECDGWKHFVEGAIYHLGNLLLILAFMGGSGIYGCIYIFALMGAGFLCFALWGWLSACGVDIFVWNLLLLIMCLAQISHLLYQLRKESYGEHYDTLYRTLYQPLQVPLEVFKEIAHCSGMEVHYLSADQSYALEGKTPIERLSLLLSGRVKVSLEGQFLHYIFPYQFLDSPEWESLRPSEEGSFQVTLTAETDCVFVSWPRKRLYLLLAKEKYISRLFSVLLGFDISQKLYALNDKLFAKFGLRFDIRLPSLYHVLGPCSDSSGEIAPEPLPSLLPQDPPPKVAPPLPQQAPISRDHRPESGILGEDSTSLILEDFAELPGSYMDYVSEGEYLK from the exons ATGTCGGGAAACAGGACGGTTCTGGAGCAGATCCTGTACACGTACCCCGAGTGCGATGGCTGGAAGCACTTTGTGGAGGGGGCTATTTACCACCTGGGGAATTTGCTTCTCATTCTTGCCTTCATGGGGGGCAGTGGTATCTATGGCTGCATCTATATTTTCGCGCTGATGGGCGCTGGCTTTCTGTGCTTTGCCCTGTGGGGCTGGCTCTCAGCCTGCGGGGTGGATATATTTGTTTGGAATCTGCTGCTGCTGATCATGTGTTTGGCTCAGATTTCCCACCTTTTGTACCAACTGCGGAAGGAGTCTTACGGGGAGCACTACGACACCCTGTACCGCACACTCTACCAACCCCTACAGGTGCCGCTGGAAGTCTTCAAGGAGATTGCCCACTGCAGTGGGATGGAGGTCCACTACTTGAGCGCAGATCAAAGCTATGCCCTGGAGGGGAAGACCCCTATTGAGCGCCTGTCTCTGCTACTCTCTGGGAG GGTGAAGGTGAGTCTGGAAGGGCAGTTCCTGCATTATATCTTCCCATACCAATTCCTAGACTCCCCTGAGTGGGAATCCCTGCGCCCCTCTGAGGAAGGATCATTCCAG GTCACCCTAACGGCAGAGACGGACTGCGTTTTTGTCAGCTGGCCCAGAAAGAGGCTTTACCTCCTATTGGCCAAGGAGAAATACATTTCCCGGCTCTTCTCTGTGCTTCTTGGCTTCGACATTTCCCAGAAACTCTATGCCCTCAATGACAAGCTCTTTGCCAAGTTTGGCCTCCGCTTTGATATCCGCCTGCCCAGCCTCTACCATGTGCTGGGTCCCTGCTCGGACTCGTCTGGGGAAATTGCCCCGGAGCCTCTGCCTTCTCTTCTACCTCAGGATCCACCCCCCAAGGTGGCGCCGCCCCTACCTCAGCAAGCACCAATCAGCAGGGACCACCGGCCAGAGAGTGGCATTCTGGGTGAGGATTCCACCAGTCTAATCCTGGAGGATTTTGCTGAGCTGCCTGGTTCCTATATGGATTATGTGAGCGAGGGAGAGTATTTGAAGTGA
- the popdc2 gene encoding popeye domain-containing protein 2 isoform X2: protein MSGNRTVLEQILYTYPECDGWKHFVEGAIYHLGNLLLILAFMGGSGIYGCIYIFALMGAGFLCFALWGWLSACGVDIFVWNLLLLIMCLAQISHLLYQLRKESYGEHYDTLYRTLYQPLQVPLEVFKEIAHCSGMEVHYLSADQSYALEGKTPIERLSLLLSGRVKVSLEGQFLHYIFPYQFLDSPEWESLRPSEEGSFQVTLTAETDCVFVSWPRKRLYLLLAKEKYISRLFSVLLGFDISQKLYALNDKLFAKFGLRFDIRLPSLYHVLGPCSDSSGEIAPEPLPSLLPQDPPPKVAPPLPQQAPISRDHRPESGILGDCILQKGHPRLLSYGRAPLAPTQTPEL, encoded by the exons ATGTCGGGAAACAGGACGGTTCTGGAGCAGATCCTGTACACGTACCCCGAGTGCGATGGCTGGAAGCACTTTGTGGAGGGGGCTATTTACCACCTGGGGAATTTGCTTCTCATTCTTGCCTTCATGGGGGGCAGTGGTATCTATGGCTGCATCTATATTTTCGCGCTGATGGGCGCTGGCTTTCTGTGCTTTGCCCTGTGGGGCTGGCTCTCAGCCTGCGGGGTGGATATATTTGTTTGGAATCTGCTGCTGCTGATCATGTGTTTGGCTCAGATTTCCCACCTTTTGTACCAACTGCGGAAGGAGTCTTACGGGGAGCACTACGACACCCTGTACCGCACACTCTACCAACCCCTACAGGTGCCGCTGGAAGTCTTCAAGGAGATTGCCCACTGCAGTGGGATGGAGGTCCACTACTTGAGCGCAGATCAAAGCTATGCCCTGGAGGGGAAGACCCCTATTGAGCGCCTGTCTCTGCTACTCTCTGGGAG GGTGAAGGTGAGTCTGGAAGGGCAGTTCCTGCATTATATCTTCCCATACCAATTCCTAGACTCCCCTGAGTGGGAATCCCTGCGCCCCTCTGAGGAAGGATCATTCCAG GTCACCCTAACGGCAGAGACGGACTGCGTTTTTGTCAGCTGGCCCAGAAAGAGGCTTTACCTCCTATTGGCCAAGGAGAAATACATTTCCCGGCTCTTCTCTGTGCTTCTTGGCTTCGACATTTCCCAGAAACTCTATGCCCTCAATGACAAGCTCTTTGCCAAGTTTGGCCTCCGCTTTGATATCCGCCTGCCCAGCCTCTACCATGTGCTGGGTCCCTGCTCGGACTCGTCTGGGGAAATTGCCCCGGAGCCTCTGCCTTCTCTTCTACCTCAGGATCCACCCCCCAAGGTGGCGCCGCCCCTACCTCAGCAAGCACCAATCAGCAGGGACCACCGGCCAGAGAGTGGCATTCTGG GTGACTGTATCCTGCAGAAGGGACACCCCCGGCTCCTCTCGTACGGCCGGGCCCCTCTGGCCCCAACTCAGACCCCGGAACTCTAG